Proteins from a genomic interval of Paenibacillus lentus:
- a CDS encoding methionine ABC transporter ATP-binding protein encodes MIELKQLTKTYGNKKKATTALSGLNLTVNKGEVFGVIGHSGAGKSTLIRCINLLERPTEGEVWVGGVELTKLKRRELQMQRRKIGMIFQHFNLLSSATVYDNIAFPLTLMGVPKKQIAEKVNELLALVGLTEHQKKYPAQLSGGQKQRVGIARALASDPDVLLCDEATSALDPQTTDSILNLLLEINRKFNLTILLITHEMHVIQRICDRVAVIHQGGIVEEGPVTEVFLKPKHAVTREFISRELAGEEGFKQVTSVPLPAWARLVRITFLGAKTYESVLSQVVRETGVNFAILQGTISTIKDVPYGQLTVSFEGDNAKVDETLKLLRERDLDVEVIG; translated from the coding sequence TTGATTGAACTCAAACAGCTCACCAAAACTTACGGCAACAAGAAAAAAGCGACCACTGCCTTATCTGGGCTGAACCTTACCGTGAACAAGGGAGAAGTATTCGGGGTCATCGGTCATTCCGGAGCCGGTAAAAGTACGCTTATCCGCTGTATCAATTTGCTGGAGCGTCCAACAGAAGGGGAAGTATGGGTAGGTGGGGTGGAGCTGACTAAGCTGAAGCGGCGAGAGCTTCAAATGCAGCGCCGGAAAATCGGTATGATTTTTCAACATTTCAATTTACTGTCCTCCGCCACTGTATATGACAATATCGCTTTTCCTCTAACGCTCATGGGCGTCCCCAAAAAGCAAATAGCGGAAAAAGTGAATGAACTGCTTGCGCTTGTTGGATTAACAGAACACCAGAAGAAATATCCTGCTCAGTTATCCGGGGGGCAGAAGCAGAGGGTAGGAATCGCCCGGGCGCTTGCCAGCGACCCTGACGTGCTGTTATGCGACGAAGCGACCTCTGCCTTGGACCCGCAAACGACGGATTCGATTCTGAATCTGCTGCTGGAGATAAACCGTAAATTTAATCTGACAATTCTGCTGATTACGCACGAGATGCATGTGATCCAGCGAATTTGTGACCGAGTTGCCGTCATTCATCAGGGCGGTATCGTGGAGGAAGGCCCGGTCACTGAGGTGTTTCTGAAGCCAAAGCATGCGGTTACGCGTGAATTCATCAGTCGGGAGCTTGCCGGAGAAGAAGGCTTTAAGCAAGTCACTTCGGTTCCGCTGCCTGCTTGGGCAAGATTGGTGAGAATTACGTTCCTGGGCGCAAAGACGTATGAATCGGTGTTGTCTCAGGTTGTAAGAGAGACGGGAGTTAATTTTGCCATACTGCAGGGGACGATCTCCACAATTAAGGATGTCCCGTATGGTCAATTGACGGTTTCCTTCGAAGGCGATAATGCCAAGGTGGATGAGACGCTGAAGCTGTTGCGGGAGCGGGATCTTGATGTGGAGGTGATCGGGTAA
- a CDS encoding methionine ABC transporter permease: protein MGDLDFSKINWDEMRIATGDTLLMMGYATFFTFLIGLPLGIMLYSFSRSNHWLIGLLYRILSIIVNIVRSVPFIILIVVLIPFTRMVVGVSIGVQGTILPLVIGAAPFFARLVETSLREVDRGVIEASQAMGASPLQVVRKVLLPESLPGLIAGMTITAVTLVSYTAMSGMVGGGGLGDLAIRYGYHRYQKEVMIVAVVFMVIFVQLLQMIGDRLVIYFTRK from the coding sequence ATGGGCGATTTGGATTTCTCCAAAATCAATTGGGATGAAATGCGCATTGCCACAGGCGATACGCTGCTCATGATGGGCTATGCGACTTTCTTTACTTTTCTGATTGGCCTGCCGCTCGGAATTATGCTATATAGCTTTTCGCGATCCAATCACTGGCTAATCGGTCTGCTCTACAGAATATTATCGATCATCGTTAATATTGTCCGATCTGTACCGTTTATCATCTTGATCGTAGTCCTGATTCCATTTACCCGGATGGTCGTCGGGGTATCGATAGGGGTTCAGGGGACGATTCTGCCGCTCGTGATCGGAGCTGCTCCGTTCTTTGCGCGTCTCGTCGAGACTTCATTGCGTGAAGTTGACCGCGGTGTGATTGAGGCCTCTCAGGCGATGGGAGCATCCCCGCTGCAAGTGGTTCGCAAGGTGCTTCTGCCCGAATCGCTGCCAGGGCTGATTGCCGGAATGACAATTACGGCGGTTACTCTAGTCTCCTATACGGCAATGTCCGGCATGGTTGGGGGCGGTGGACTTGGCGACCTGGCGATCAGGTACGGATATCATCGTTACCAGAAGGAAGTTATGATCGTAGCGGTGGTCTTTATGGTCATATTCGTGCAGCTGCTGCAAATGATTGGCGACCGTCTAGTTATTTATTTTACACGGAAATAA
- a CDS encoding MetQ/NlpA family ABC transporter substrate-binding protein yields the protein MKKWTLSFLTLALVLVLAACGSKPANNGNGAAEAPQNNAGNAEQAAPEETVKLIVGATVPHADILKSIAPQLKEEGVELEVKEFTDYVQPNVQVFEKQLDANYFQHQPYLDNQNEENKLDLVSVVGVHVEPFGAYSKKYKSADEIADGAKVAIPNDPTNGGRALLLLEKQGLIKLKEDAGIKATKADIVENPKNFSIIELEAAMLPRQLDEVDFALINTNYAIEAGLNPVNDSLFIEDKESPYTNMLVARPDNKDSDAIQKLAKALTSDEVRTFIEETYEGALIPAF from the coding sequence ATGAAAAAATGGACATTATCTTTCTTGACGCTGGCGCTTGTACTGGTACTCGCTGCTTGCGGAAGCAAGCCTGCGAACAACGGCAACGGGGCTGCAGAGGCACCGCAAAACAATGCGGGCAACGCAGAACAAGCAGCACCGGAGGAAACTGTTAAGCTTATCGTAGGTGCTACTGTACCGCATGCTGATATCCTGAAATCTATCGCTCCGCAATTGAAAGAGGAGGGCGTAGAGCTGGAAGTCAAAGAATTTACGGATTATGTTCAACCGAACGTACAAGTGTTCGAGAAGCAGCTTGATGCGAACTATTTCCAGCACCAGCCGTACCTTGATAATCAGAATGAAGAAAATAAGTTGGATCTTGTCTCCGTTGTAGGCGTTCATGTAGAGCCCTTTGGAGCATACTCGAAAAAATATAAATCTGCAGATGAAATTGCAGACGGCGCGAAGGTAGCAATCCCTAATGACCCTACCAACGGGGGACGTGCGCTTCTGTTGCTTGAGAAGCAAGGTCTGATCAAGCTGAAAGAAGACGCGGGCATTAAAGCTACAAAAGCCGACATTGTTGAGAATCCTAAGAACTTTAGCATTATAGAGCTTGAGGCTGCAATGCTTCCTCGCCAGCTGGATGAGGTGGACTTTGCTTTGATCAACACGAACTATGCGATCGAAGCAGGCTTGAATCCGGTTAATGATTCCCTGTTCATTGAGGATAAAGAATCTCCTTACACGAACATGTTGGTAGCTCGTCCGGACAATAAGGATTCCGATGCGATTCAAAAGCTGGCAAAAGCTCTTACTTCCGACGAAGTAAGAACATTCATTGAAGAGACGTACGAGGGAGCATTAATTCCAGCATTCTAA
- a CDS encoding FeoA family protein, with protein MRNLTHGKLNTEYIIKAVETNDKELKEFLFTLGCYEGETVTIISILAENYVIAVKDARYSIDKDLAEVISI; from the coding sequence GTGAGAAATTTAACCCATGGGAAACTGAACACGGAATATATCATCAAAGCTGTCGAGACGAATGATAAAGAACTTAAGGAGTTCTTGTTTACATTAGGTTGTTATGAAGGGGAGACTGTTACGATTATATCCATACTCGCGGAGAATTACGTCATTGCGGTAAAGGATGCTAGGTACAGCATTGATAAGGATTTAGCCGAGGTGATTAGCATTTAG
- the feoB gene encoding ferrous iron transport protein B, translating into MKLRGNMKVALAGNPNSGKTTLFNALTGKQEHVANWAGVTIEKKEGKIKNSLNTANVQMIVVDLPGAYSMSPFTSEESITSDYVSKEAPDVIINIVDATNLSRSLFFTTQLLELGVPVVVALNKADLIKKKKTTIDVDALSQLLGCPVIETVATKASENGLEQLVATALGAKAQPPVPPFDSKEVNHADQSSVEASDKKRYEFVKSMVSKVESRQVTSNKQTKQDSADRILAHKWLGIPIFAVVMWTVFSISQTYAGPWLADLLVGWIDLFYGWVEGVIGEEASPLLASIVLDGMIGGVGAVVGFLPLIMVLFFLLALLEDCGYMARVAVVMDRFFKKVGLSGRSIIPMIIGTGCAIPGVMAARTIKNERQRRTTAMLTPFMPCGAKLPVIALFSGAFFADSAWVGTSMYFVGIGIILLGALMVTRITGEKNVRTYFIMELPEYKFPSIARATLSMLSRGKAFIIKAGTIILLCNTAVQIMQTFNWKFQVVAEGAEHTSILASIASPFAYLLIPLGFGVWQLAAAAVTGFIAKENVVGTLAVVYGITNFIDTEEFALVSDGQSVASVIGLSSVAALSYLVFNLFTPPCFAAIGAMNSEMENKKWLWGAIAFQFGLGYAVAFITYQAGALITTGAVGSGFIPGFFAVAVMIGIVVYLIKKGNQKADLKLALNQ; encoded by the coding sequence ATGAAGCTAAGAGGCAATATGAAAGTAGCGTTAGCTGGAAATCCCAACAGTGGGAAAACAACGTTATTCAATGCATTAACCGGTAAACAGGAGCATGTAGCCAACTGGGCCGGTGTAACTATTGAGAAAAAGGAAGGTAAGATCAAGAATAGCTTGAATACAGCAAATGTACAGATGATCGTCGTGGATCTACCAGGGGCTTACTCGATGTCTCCCTTCACCTCGGAGGAAAGTATAACGAGTGATTATGTTAGTAAAGAAGCACCTGATGTAATCATCAATATCGTGGATGCCACAAATTTAAGTAGAAGCTTGTTTTTTACGACTCAGCTCCTGGAACTAGGTGTCCCCGTTGTGGTTGCTCTTAATAAGGCGGATTTAATCAAAAAGAAGAAGACGACAATTGACGTTGACGCATTGTCCCAACTATTGGGCTGCCCGGTGATTGAAACCGTCGCAACGAAAGCAAGCGAGAATGGCTTAGAGCAATTAGTTGCTACAGCCTTAGGGGCGAAAGCTCAACCTCCAGTGCCCCCTTTTGACAGTAAAGAGGTCAATCACGCAGATCAAAGCTCTGTTGAAGCCTCCGACAAAAAAAGATATGAGTTTGTGAAGAGCATGGTTTCCAAAGTAGAGAGCAGGCAAGTCACTAGTAATAAACAAACCAAACAAGATTCTGCAGATAGAATACTGGCTCATAAATGGCTTGGTATTCCGATCTTTGCTGTCGTGATGTGGACGGTGTTCTCCATTTCTCAAACCTATGCTGGTCCATGGCTGGCAGATTTATTGGTGGGCTGGATTGATCTATTCTATGGATGGGTAGAAGGGGTAATAGGTGAAGAGGCTTCTCCTTTACTTGCTTCTATCGTCCTGGATGGGATGATTGGCGGCGTCGGAGCCGTTGTTGGATTTTTGCCACTGATTATGGTGCTGTTCTTCCTGTTGGCATTGCTAGAAGATTGCGGTTATATGGCCCGGGTTGCTGTCGTGATGGATCGTTTCTTCAAAAAAGTAGGATTGTCCGGCAGATCCATTATTCCGATGATTATTGGGACCGGTTGTGCGATTCCAGGAGTCATGGCTGCTAGAACGATTAAGAATGAAAGACAAAGAAGGACAACAGCTATGTTAACTCCTTTTATGCCATGCGGTGCAAAGTTGCCGGTTATTGCGTTATTTTCCGGGGCGTTCTTTGCTGATTCAGCCTGGGTTGGAACTTCGATGTATTTTGTAGGAATTGGCATTATCCTATTAGGGGCTCTTATGGTCACTAGAATAACGGGCGAGAAAAATGTGAGAACATATTTCATTATGGAGCTGCCCGAATATAAGTTCCCGAGTATAGCCAGAGCAACGCTGTCTATGCTGTCCCGAGGTAAAGCCTTTATTATCAAAGCCGGTACGATTATTCTGCTCTGCAATACGGCAGTCCAGATCATGCAAACCTTCAACTGGAAGTTCCAGGTTGTTGCGGAAGGTGCGGAACATACCAGTATTTTGGCTAGTATCGCTTCGCCTTTTGCTTATTTGCTAATTCCTTTAGGCTTTGGTGTATGGCAACTGGCCGCTGCTGCGGTTACTGGTTTTATTGCCAAGGAGAATGTCGTAGGTACATTAGCGGTAGTTTACGGTATAACAAACTTTATAGATACGGAGGAGTTCGCTCTTGTCTCGGATGGACAAAGTGTTGCTAGCGTGATTGGTTTGTCCTCTGTAGCTGCCTTGTCCTACTTGGTGTTTAATTTGTTCACTCCGCCTTGCTTTGCCGCAATTGGTGCGATGAACTCGGAGATGGAGAATAAGAAGTGGTTATGGGGTGCGATTGCCTTCCAATTCGGTTTGGGTTATGCCGTGGCCTTTATAACTTATCAAGCGGGCGCTTTGATTACGACAGGTGCGGTGGGCAGCGGCTTTATACCTGGCTTTTTCGCTGTAGCGGTGATGATTGGAATTGTAGTCTATCTTATCAAAAAGGGTAATCAAAAAGCCGATCTTAAGCTGGCACTAAATCAATAG
- a CDS encoding SDR family oxidoreductase encodes MKGKVALITGSAKGLGRKTALTLAEQGCHIALNYVHSEAEAFTLRQQIEQLGVSCIAEKADISQPEEIETLANEVVAKLGTIDILVNNAGPFIRERRLFADYSQAEILSMIEGNLVGAMLLDHYVLQGMRDKGWGRIIHFGFGHAAESRAWPHRAVYAAAKTGLVSFTKTLAVEEAPYGITVNMVCPGDIRGHNKEMSIEEARRLPDGETPLGRPGSGEDISRVIAFLCHENSDFITGNIMDISGGLDPIRPWIKPS; translated from the coding sequence TTGAAGGGTAAAGTCGCTCTGATCACCGGAAGTGCCAAAGGACTTGGCAGAAAAACGGCGCTGACGCTTGCGGAACAAGGATGTCATATCGCACTGAACTATGTACATAGCGAAGCCGAGGCATTTACTCTGAGGCAGCAAATCGAGCAGCTAGGCGTATCCTGTATCGCGGAAAAGGCGGATATATCGCAGCCTGAGGAGATCGAAACCTTGGCCAATGAAGTCGTAGCCAAACTGGGGACGATCGATATTCTTGTCAATAATGCTGGTCCGTTCATACGGGAGCGGCGCTTGTTTGCCGATTACAGTCAGGCTGAAATTTTATCGATGATCGAGGGGAATCTGGTAGGCGCGATGCTGCTGGATCATTATGTACTGCAAGGAATGCGGGATAAGGGTTGGGGGCGCATTATTCATTTCGGCTTCGGGCATGCGGCGGAATCCAGAGCTTGGCCGCATCGGGCGGTATATGCCGCAGCGAAGACCGGTCTGGTGTCCTTTACGAAGACGCTTGCAGTAGAGGAAGCGCCATATGGGATTACCGTGAATATGGTCTGTCCAGGAGATATACGAGGGCACAACAAGGAGATGTCGATTGAGGAAGCACGACGGCTCCCGGATGGGGAGACTCCGCTGGGACGACCGGGTAGCGGCGAAGATATTTCCAGAGTGATCGCTTTTTTATGTCATGAGAACTCCGATTTCATTACGGGAAACATTATGGACATTTCCGGTGGGCTCGATCCGATCCGTCCGTGGATTAAACCGTCATGA
- a CDS encoding NifU family protein, which produces MSEHVQDKLYDEVLEVLDKLRPFLQRDGGDVELVDVEDGIVKLKLVGACGSCPSSTITLKAGIERALFEEVEGVQEVLQVF; this is translated from the coding sequence ATGAGCGAACATGTACAAGATAAATTGTATGACGAAGTATTGGAAGTTCTGGATAAGCTTCGCCCCTTCCTGCAACGCGACGGTGGTGACGTTGAACTCGTCGATGTTGAGGATGGCATCGTTAAATTGAAGCTGGTAGGTGCATGCGGCAGCTGCCCAAGCTCCACCATTACCCTCAAAGCGGGTATCGAGCGCGCGCTGTTTGAAGAAGTGGAAGGCGTACAAGAGGTCCTCCAAGTATTCTAA
- a CDS encoding YuzB family protein codes for MKVIVEFCANNAHFGTDEVMKKLEQHPNFEVYEYGCLTGCGMCYLTPYALVNGETVEAETAGALYDVIIRILDQMKSDNT; via the coding sequence TTGAAAGTCATTGTTGAATTTTGCGCGAATAATGCTCACTTTGGAACGGATGAAGTGATGAAAAAGCTGGAGCAGCATCCGAACTTCGAGGTTTATGAATATGGCTGCCTCACCGGATGCGGCATGTGCTATCTGACACCTTACGCACTGGTCAACGGAGAGACCGTCGAGGCTGAGACAGCTGGCGCTTTGTATGATGTAATTATTCGTATTCTAGACCAAATGAAATCGGACAATACATGA
- a CDS encoding NAD(P)/FAD-dependent oxidoreductase — MKQFVVLGGGYGGTAVIHELFKGFIPSDIQVILVDRMPFQSLKTEYYALAAGTASDYELRVPFPSYSGLLMKYGEVRSIDLSNRTIHFQEGDQLEYDQLVIALGCTDNYHGIPGAEEHSFGIQSFAAVREAYLQLNNLKPYGKVNVIGGGLSGVEIAAELRESRPDLNIRIIDRGTRVLSAFPPKVSGYVTKWFEEHEVESLSSISTTGLDKGVIYHADGEIASDVTIWTAGIQPPAVVRKLDIRKDHQGRVLLNENYQIPEHPEVFVCGDCASLPFAPSTQAAEGQGQQVAQIASALWRGEAPRLQRLKLKGTLGSLGKKAGFGLMGKAQVTGRVPRILKSGVLWLSKHHIG; from the coding sequence ATGAAACAATTCGTCGTTCTTGGTGGGGGCTACGGCGGCACCGCCGTAATTCATGAACTGTTCAAAGGATTTATTCCTTCCGACATTCAAGTGATCTTGGTGGATCGAATGCCATTCCAGAGTTTGAAGACCGAGTATTACGCATTAGCTGCCGGCACCGCTTCTGATTATGAATTGCGCGTGCCGTTTCCGAGCTATTCTGGGCTGCTGATGAAGTACGGAGAGGTACGTTCCATTGATTTGAGCAACCGGACAATCCATTTTCAAGAGGGTGATCAGCTTGAATATGACCAGCTTGTTATCGCTCTTGGCTGCACCGATAATTATCATGGTATTCCGGGTGCCGAGGAGCATTCCTTTGGTATTCAATCCTTCGCTGCTGTACGTGAAGCCTACTTGCAGTTAAACAACCTCAAGCCTTACGGCAAGGTGAACGTAATTGGCGGCGGGCTTAGCGGCGTCGAAATTGCCGCCGAACTGAGGGAGAGCCGCCCCGACCTCAACATTCGCATCATCGATCGCGGAACAAGGGTGCTGTCGGCTTTTCCGCCTAAAGTATCGGGCTATGTAACGAAGTGGTTTGAGGAGCATGAGGTGGAAAGCTTATCGAGCATCTCCACGACTGGTTTGGATAAAGGAGTTATCTACCATGCTGATGGCGAGATTGCTTCCGATGTGACCATCTGGACGGCAGGCATACAGCCCCCTGCTGTCGTGAGGAAGTTGGATATCCGGAAGGATCACCAGGGAAGGGTTCTACTGAACGAAAATTACCAAATTCCCGAACATCCCGAGGTATTCGTCTGCGGTGACTGCGCCAGCCTCCCCTTTGCGCCTAGCACACAAGCAGCGGAAGGCCAAGGCCAGCAAGTCGCCCAAATTGCCTCCGCATTATGGCGGGGGGAGGCGCCGAGGCTCCAGCGTCTGAAGCTCAAAGGCACCTTAGGCTCATTGGGCAAAAAAGCCGGCTTTGGTCTAATGGGCAAAGCACAGGTGACTGGCCGCGTGCCGCGAATTCTGAAGAGCGGAGTACTCTGGTTATCCAAGCATCATATCGGTTAA
- the mqnE gene encoding aminofutalosine synthase MqnE: MSIAISPNIDSKMADIVAKVRQGQRLSLEDGVYLYESDDLLTIGQLANEVNLKKNGHKVYFIENMSLYFTNVCESYCAFCNFRKDQGEEGSYTLSGEEMVAYVEQHIHPGIREFHIVGGHNNHVPFQYYVDSLKALKDRFPEVTLKAYTAAEIEFFTRISGLSTREVLMELQKAGLQSLTGGGAEILSDQYRQKMKVDKANVDQYLDVHRTAHQLGMKTHTTMLYGAIESHEDRIRHMLQIRELQDETHGFMVFIPLSMQPRNKNASITRRNSAYEDLKTIAISRLMLDNIQHIKAYFINIGVQLTQVALTFGASDVHGTIIKEKISHAAGALTPEGLTRKELIWLIQGAGRIPVERDTFYNEIQIYE, translated from the coding sequence ATGTCTATTGCAATCAGCCCGAATATCGACAGCAAAATGGCGGACATCGTAGCTAAGGTTCGGCAAGGACAACGTCTTTCGTTGGAGGATGGGGTATATTTATATGAAAGCGATGATTTGTTGACCATTGGTCAGTTAGCAAATGAGGTCAATCTTAAGAAGAACGGCCATAAAGTCTATTTCATCGAAAATATGAGTTTATATTTTACAAACGTATGCGAATCCTACTGTGCATTTTGCAATTTCCGCAAGGATCAGGGTGAGGAGGGCTCCTATACATTAAGCGGCGAAGAGATGGTTGCTTATGTGGAGCAGCATATTCATCCAGGTATCCGTGAATTCCATATTGTAGGCGGCCATAATAATCATGTGCCTTTTCAATATTATGTAGATTCGCTTAAGGCTCTGAAGGATCGTTTTCCGGAAGTGACACTTAAAGCTTATACCGCAGCGGAAATTGAATTTTTCACAAGAATCAGCGGGCTCAGCACGCGCGAAGTGCTTATGGAGCTGCAAAAGGCCGGACTGCAATCCCTGACGGGGGGCGGAGCAGAAATACTATCCGATCAATACCGGCAAAAAATGAAAGTGGATAAAGCAAATGTCGATCAATACCTCGATGTTCACCGGACTGCTCATCAGTTGGGGATGAAAACTCATACAACAATGCTGTATGGTGCTATCGAGTCCCATGAGGATCGCATTCGCCACATGCTGCAAATTCGCGAGCTTCAGGACGAAACCCATGGATTCATGGTGTTCATCCCGCTATCTATGCAGCCTCGCAATAAGAACGCCAGCATTACCCGCCGCAATTCGGCCTATGAGGATCTTAAAACGATTGCGATCAGCCGACTGATGCTGGATAACATTCAGCATATTAAAGCTTATTTTATCAACATCGGCGTACAGTTGACCCAAGTTGCCCTAACTTTTGGAGCATCCGACGTACACGGAACGATTATTAAAGAAAAGATTAGCCACGCGGCCGGGGCGTTGACTCCGGAGGGTCTGACCCGTAAGGAGCTCATTTGGCTGATTCAAGGTGCTGGACGCATTCCTGTAGAAAGGGATACCTTTTATAACGAAATTCAGATCTACGAATAA
- a CDS encoding HesB/IscA family protein has translation MINISDSALARIRQMLEQEETPDMFLRLGVNEGGCSGFSYGMGLDDQESEEDVYMEVSGLKVVVDKESIRYLNGLEIDYKESGMSGGFTIHNPNAIASCGCGQSFRMKDEEGRPEVCD, from the coding sequence ATGATTAACATTTCAGATAGCGCATTGGCTCGCATTAGACAGATGCTGGAGCAGGAAGAGACACCGGATATGTTCCTCCGCCTTGGTGTGAACGAGGGCGGATGCAGCGGTTTTTCATATGGAATGGGCCTGGATGATCAGGAGAGCGAGGAAGATGTCTACATGGAAGTTAGCGGCCTTAAGGTCGTTGTGGATAAGGAAAGCATCCGTTACTTGAACGGACTGGAGATCGACTACAAGGAATCCGGCATGAGCGGCGGCTTCACGATCCATAATCCGAATGCAATTGCTTCCTGCGGCTGTGGCCAGTCGTTCCGTATGAAGGACGAGGAAGGCCGTCCGGAAGTGTGCGATTGA
- a CDS encoding type II toxin-antitoxin system HicB family antitoxin — protein sequence MLSICFPDLPGAITCGENDEEALYMAEDCLALHLYGMEEDGDEIPESSRDKLKTNKPLFPIGSGLLVS from the coding sequence ATGCTCTCCATTTGTTTTCCGGATTTGCCCGGTGCAATTACTTGCGGAGAGAATGACGAAGAAGCACTATATATGGCGGAGGATTGTTTGGCTCTACATTTATATGGTATGGAAGAGGATGGTGATGAGATTCCAGAATCGTCCCGTGATAAATTAAAAACCAACAAGCCGTTATTCCCTATAGGAAGCGGCTTGTTGGTTTCATAA
- a CDS encoding AI-2E family transporter, whose translation MSGSQIWNNRFRKFFINNRFVLFLLVLLLIGLNIFVLTKISFVFKPLIVLLKTVLVPILLTGAIYYLLNPLVDLLERKKIPRVYTIAALYLLIIGILTIIIISVIPLVQEQVTGLVYNFPIYSQEVQIQFEALIGSEFYHQFQQSTGFNLTDLAQTLSERATTIAQNAFSGIGGFVGAVVDIVLTLVTVPFILFYLLKDGKKLPHFILRFVPVKLREQTHRVMSEANGQISSYIRGQIIVSFCIGGLLYIGFLIIGLDYSLVLAIIAAFTSIVPYLGPAIAITPALIIAIVTSPFMLLKLIIVWTVVQLVEGKFISPQIMGKTLRIHPITIIFVILTAGNLFGVLGVILAIPGYAVLKVICTHLFQWFEHRSKLYEEEDNNGTADSSIPEVNVTADAPESQNPDKTEQD comes from the coding sequence ATGAGTGGTTCGCAAATTTGGAATAACCGGTTCAGGAAGTTTTTCATTAACAATCGTTTCGTGCTGTTTTTACTCGTGCTGCTGCTAATTGGTTTGAATATTTTTGTTCTGACTAAAATTTCATTCGTATTCAAGCCTCTAATCGTGCTGCTCAAGACGGTGTTGGTTCCCATACTTCTGACGGGAGCTATATACTATCTGCTCAACCCGCTAGTCGATTTGCTGGAGCGAAAAAAGATACCCCGTGTTTACACCATTGCCGCTCTATACTTACTGATTATCGGGATTCTCACGATCATCATTATTTCTGTCATTCCGCTCGTCCAAGAACAGGTAACCGGACTAGTCTATAACTTCCCGATATACAGTCAAGAAGTCCAGATTCAGTTCGAGGCCCTAATCGGTAGTGAGTTCTATCATCAATTCCAGCAATCGACCGGCTTCAATCTGACAGATTTGGCCCAAACGCTGTCCGAACGGGCAACCACGATAGCGCAAAATGCCTTTAGCGGCATCGGCGGCTTTGTCGGCGCAGTCGTCGACATCGTGCTTACTTTGGTGACAGTGCCGTTTATCCTGTTCTATCTTCTGAAGGACGGAAAAAAGCTCCCGCACTTCATCCTTCGATTCGTTCCAGTGAAGCTGCGCGAGCAGACTCATCGCGTAATGTCCGAAGCTAACGGACAAATCAGCTCTTACATTCGCGGGCAAATCATCGTCAGCTTCTGTATCGGGGGGCTGCTCTACATCGGCTTCTTGATAATCGGACTCGATTATTCCCTGGTACTCGCGATCATCGCAGCCTTTACCAGCATTGTGCCTTATTTGGGACCAGCAATCGCGATTACTCCAGCATTGATCATTGCTATCGTTACATCGCCATTTATGCTGCTGAAGCTGATTATCGTATGGACCGTCGTTCAGCTCGTGGAAGGGAAGTTCATATCCCCGCAAATCATGGGCAAAACCCTGCGGATTCATCCGATTACCATTATCTTCGTCATCCTGACGGCTGGAAATTTGTTCGGCGTGCTTGGCGTCATCCTTGCCATTCCCGGCTATGCTGTGCTAAAGGTCATTTGCACCCACCTCTTTCAGTGGTTTGAGCATCGCTCCAAACTGTATGAAGAGGAGGACAACAACGGCACCGCTGATTCATCCATTCCAGAGGTAAACGTAACAGCAGACGCTCCAGAATCTCAAAACCCGGACAAAACGGAGCAGGATTAA